From Apium graveolens cultivar Ventura chromosome 9, ASM990537v1, whole genome shotgun sequence, the proteins below share one genomic window:
- the LOC141685772 gene encoding uncharacterized protein LOC141685772 has protein sequence MHKPESSGRMLKWTIKLGQFEVDYKPRTAIKGQALANFMLEFSPHQEVEQGALVVIPSIEEVGLESQNCAPWWSLFVDGASNEDGAGAGIELISPKAHKIRRATHLAFHATNNDAEYEALINGLKLAFEIKVENLNVFSDSMIVVYQINGGNQAKGPRMELYLKCAQRIIARFNEVRLELIPRGKNEGVDELAKLGSCREATLLGVVPLDIQRQPSVPNHEVGSLSDNLGPTWMTHILAYIKEGSLPDEKNEARRIKYKASRYIIYDGVLYRRGFSVPLLKCIDGEECNYILREVHEGIFGNHSGGSFLAQKILRQGYYWPTMKKDAFKFSRACDKSQRYANYYNSPVAPLTSLMSPWHFAMWGIDLIGELPKAKGGVKFTVVAVDYFTKWAEAEPLATITAKKLKEFVHKTIVCRYDIPYKLISDNGK, from the coding sequence ATGCACAAACCAGAGTCTTCTGGTCGAATGCTGAAGTGGACGATTAAGCTCGGCCAGTtcgaggtggattataagccaagGACCGCAATCAAAGGCCAAGCTCTGGCTAATTTTATGCTAGAATTTTCTCCACATCAAGAAGTGGAGCAGGGAGCCCTTGTTGTCATACCTAGTATAGAGGAGGTCGGGTTGGAAAGTCAAAATTGTGCCCCATGGTGGAGCCTATTTGTGGATGGAGCCTCTAATGAGGATGGTGCAGGAGCTGGAATTGAGTTAATTAGCCCGAAGGCACACAAGATCAGACGTGCGACCCATCTAGCCTTTCAtgcaaccaacaatgatgctgaaTATGAGGCCCTGATCAACGGTCTCAAGCTAGCTTTTGAAATAAAGGTGGAGAATTTGAATGTGTTTAGTGACTCCATGATTGTGGTATATCAGATAAACGGAGGGAATCAAGCTAAGGGGCCGAGAATGGAGCTTTATCTGAAGTGTGCGCAGAGGATAATCGCAAGGTTCAACGAGGTGAGGCTGGAACTAATCCCACGCGGGAAGAATGAAGGTGTGGACGAGCTAGCTAAACTCGGCTCATGCCGTGAGGCCACTCTACTAGGGGTCGTGCCCCTTGACATACAGAGGCAGCCTAGTGTGCCCAATCACGAGGTGGGCAGCCTCAGTGATAACCTCGGCCCCACGTGGATGACACATATCTTAGCCTACATAAAAGAAGGTTCACTCCCGGATGAAAAGAATGAGGCGAGAAGGATAAAATACAAGGCATCCCGCTACATAATATATGATGGGGTCCTATACAGAAGAGGGTTCAGTGTGCCCCTCCTCAAGTGTATAGATGGGGAGGAGTGCAATTATATCCTTAGGGAAGTACACGAAGGCATTTttggcaatcactcggggggtagctttcttgctcagaaaatcctccGTCAAGGCTACTATTGGCCAACGATGAAAAAAGATGCCTTTAAATTCTCCCGGGCCTGTGATAAGAGCCAGCGATATGCCAATTACTATAACAGCCCCGTGGCTCCCCtcacatccctcatgagcccTTGGCACTTCgctatgtggggaattgatctgattGGAGAACTCCCGAAGGCCAAGGGAGGAGTCAAGTTTACGGTTGTTGCGGTAGATTACTtcactaagtgggcagaggcCGAGCCTCTAGCCACTATCACGGCAAAAAAGCTCAAGGAATTTGTGCACAAGACTATTGTGTGTCGCTATGACATCCCTTACAAGTTGATATCTGACAACGGGAAATAG